Proteins found in one Micromonospora sp. WMMD1082 genomic segment:
- a CDS encoding NUDIX hydrolase, with protein sequence MTSSSVDYTATLPRKRMGSGVLFRDGDGRVLLVEPVYKDYWELPGGAVDADESPYDAAVRELKEELGLSVAPGRLLVVDWVPPRTGRTEGVMFVYDGGILDSTRTAEIDLPADELRGWAWSTPAEAQQRLSPLLARRAAAAMEAVTDGITAYLENGTRVV encoded by the coding sequence GTGACTTCATCGTCTGTGGACTACACCGCGACGTTGCCGCGCAAGCGGATGGGCTCTGGCGTGCTGTTCCGTGACGGCGACGGCCGGGTTCTGCTGGTGGAGCCGGTGTACAAGGACTACTGGGAGTTGCCTGGTGGCGCGGTGGACGCGGACGAGTCGCCGTACGACGCCGCGGTACGCGAGTTGAAGGAGGAACTCGGCCTGTCGGTGGCGCCTGGGCGACTGCTGGTGGTGGACTGGGTGCCGCCGCGTACCGGCCGCACGGAGGGGGTCATGTTCGTCTATGACGGCGGGATCCTGGACTCGACGCGCACCGCCGAGATCGACCTGCCCGCCGACGAACTGCGCGGTTGGGCGTGGTCGACGCCGGCCGAGGCGCAGCAGCGGCTTTCGCCGCTGCTGGCTCGGCGGGCCGCCGCCGCGATGGAGGCAGTGACTGATGGCATTACCGCCTACCTGGAGAACGGAACCCGCGTCGTCTGA
- a CDS encoding acyl-CoA dehydrogenase family protein: MTPALAWLEPLRSSVPELDADTWSDLCGLSRELARRVAAAPPLDGPGRSRWLLDLRRHLADYGHHAPAGPSGPVWQTLAQFCAGVHDLDLRDATGTGHGAMILTDAAEVTAETWRARLDRGELVGIAATERHGGSRLQEITTRARLHRDGRWRVNGEKCWVSRLVESAGFVVFFRDPDSRITAVVIDAANEGLEREPIAPFGLGGWSWGVLRLHDVPVDPATDLLGRAGDGLAVFRRHFARFRPLVTATALGTAAGMHTLVADALAARHKAGVLPRVRDNALITLGRTHAEITAALLATITTSRLAMAGHPHADLAARVGKAAGIDTAHRAITDLAPLLGAWGFQQASPIAKARADITGLLYADGVHDSLYRSGGLSLLDASMAASTPPSTGHLAAVSATAA, from the coding sequence ATGACCCCGGCGCTTGCCTGGCTGGAGCCGCTGCGCTCCAGCGTGCCCGAACTGGATGCGGACACGTGGAGCGACCTGTGCGGGCTGTCACGCGAGCTGGCACGGCGGGTTGCCGCCGCCCCGCCCCTCGACGGCCCGGGCCGCTCCCGGTGGCTGCTGGACCTGCGCCGGCACCTGGCCGACTACGGCCACCACGCGCCGGCCGGCCCGTCCGGGCCCGTGTGGCAGACGCTCGCTCAGTTCTGCGCGGGCGTGCACGACCTGGACCTGCGGGACGCGACCGGGACCGGCCACGGGGCGATGATCCTCACCGACGCCGCCGAGGTCACCGCCGAGACCTGGCGCGCCCGGCTAGACCGGGGCGAGCTGGTGGGTATCGCCGCGACCGAGCGGCACGGCGGCTCCCGCCTCCAGGAGATCACCACCCGGGCCAGGTTGCACCGCGACGGCCGCTGGCGCGTCAACGGGGAGAAGTGCTGGGTCTCCCGGCTGGTCGAGTCGGCCGGGTTCGTGGTGTTCTTCCGCGACCCGGACAGCCGGATCACCGCAGTGGTCATCGACGCTGCCAACGAGGGGCTGGAGCGGGAACCGATCGCGCCGTTCGGGCTGGGTGGTTGGTCCTGGGGTGTACTGCGGCTGCACGATGTGCCCGTCGACCCGGCCACCGATCTACTCGGCCGGGCAGGCGACGGACTCGCGGTGTTCCGTCGCCACTTCGCCCGGTTCCGGCCCCTGGTCACCGCCACCGCCCTGGGCACCGCCGCCGGCATGCACACCCTCGTCGCCGACGCGCTCGCCGCCCGGCACAAGGCCGGAGTGCTGCCCCGGGTGCGTGACAACGCCCTGATCACCCTTGGGCGTACCCACGCCGAGATCACCGCCGCGCTGCTCGCCACGATCACCACCAGCCGGCTCGCCATGGCCGGACACCCGCACGCGGACCTGGCAGCCCGAGTCGGTAAGGCCGCCGGCATCGACACTGCTCACCGGGCGATCACCGACCTCGCCCCGCTGCTGGGGGCCTGGGGATTCCAGCAGGCCAGCCCGATCGCGAAGGCTCGCGCGGACATTACCGGCCTGCTCTACGCCGACGGCGTGCACGACAGCCTCTACCGCTCCGGCGGCCTCAGCCTTCTGGACGCGTCGATGGCCGCTTCAACGCCACCATCGACTGGCCACCTCGCTGCGGTGTCCGCCACAGCGGCCTGA
- a CDS encoding DapH/DapD/GlmU-related protein, translated as MMHPTTTVDGPVTATDLRRAGLLEIGDGCRLHPSAVFVPADMLGTLRPIILGARVSIGAFAVVHGGCRVGDDTHLGHRVILGEPEYGYAMRQVYQGVGSTTTIGSGVVMRAGATIYAGAHVGDDTTIGHNTLLRTNVVVGSGSQLAANLTVERGTRIGQGVRCSPGSHLTADTVVGDRVFLGAGIRTVNDKQLIWRDPDNEQPLHPPVFEYACKIGSGAVLLAGITVGAQALVGAGAVVTRDVPANTIVYGVPARAHEQVTP; from the coding sequence ATGATGCACCCAACTACCACCGTCGACGGTCCGGTCACCGCGACGGACCTGCGCCGAGCAGGGCTGCTGGAGATCGGCGACGGTTGTCGCCTTCATCCGAGCGCCGTTTTCGTGCCGGCCGATATGCTCGGCACGCTGCGGCCCATCATCTTGGGCGCACGGGTCAGCATCGGCGCGTTCGCCGTGGTCCACGGCGGTTGCCGCGTCGGCGACGACACCCACCTGGGCCATCGGGTGATCCTCGGGGAGCCCGAGTACGGGTACGCGATGCGGCAGGTTTACCAGGGCGTCGGTAGCACCACCACGATTGGCTCCGGCGTGGTCATGCGGGCCGGGGCGACCATCTACGCCGGCGCCCACGTCGGAGACGACACCACGATCGGCCACAACACCCTGCTGCGTACCAACGTGGTTGTCGGATCGGGCAGCCAGCTGGCGGCCAACCTGACCGTGGAGCGCGGTACCCGCATCGGTCAGGGGGTGCGCTGCTCCCCGGGATCACACCTGACCGCGGACACCGTGGTCGGCGACCGGGTGTTCCTTGGCGCGGGGATCCGCACCGTCAACGACAAGCAGTTGATCTGGCGCGACCCCGACAACGAGCAGCCGCTGCACCCGCCGGTGTTCGAGTACGCCTGCAAGATCGGCTCCGGCGCGGTCCTTCTCGCCGGCATCACCGTGGGCGCCCAGGCGCTGGTCGGGGCCGGCGCGGTGGTCACCCGGGACGTGCCCGCCAACACGATCGTCTACGGCGTCCCCGCCCGCGCACACGAGCAGGTGACTCCATGA
- a CDS encoding helix-turn-helix transcriptional regulator: protein MPTEPTWTEMPAVAAAAAAGDIGTLLRVARTTSGLTLEEAGQRTGYSAATMSRWENGRRRDWTVTELRRLAQVYGIPPRLFGLASSSPPAQTSAARVIEGPNNGGGDWMRRRDLIAGTLGLTTGAALLPADAAGGMAATVEDVIFGRVAAVPLPDHQLGAQLAAAKADFRACRYSQLARRLPRLLAQATAGRDEAPADQVEQASARLSQAYGVATQLLIKLHDDGMAWSTSDRAIQAARASGDPLVIAEATRLAATVLRRTRHRDGAQRLVLHAARQLDADTGLTDLPQTAMYGQLLAVAAYTAAIRDDRDTAWTLLGEAEDAARRVGRDTNRFNPLDLAVYKISVARVLGDYGTAVNYARQVDPTHITAPERRARYWEDTALALHGRGYSTGAFQALLAAERDTPQEVRYRPWAQNLTRELISTDTRGALTGVRELAARIGVDA from the coding sequence ATGCCGACCGAACCGACCTGGACAGAAATGCCCGCCGTCGCCGCTGCCGCCGCAGCCGGCGACATCGGGACGCTGCTCCGCGTCGCCCGGACCACATCCGGGCTGACTCTTGAGGAGGCTGGCCAGCGCACCGGCTACTCCGCCGCGACCATGTCCCGGTGGGAGAACGGCCGGCGGCGGGACTGGACCGTTACCGAGCTGCGTCGGCTGGCGCAGGTGTACGGGATCCCGCCGCGTCTGTTCGGGCTGGCCTCGTCATCCCCACCCGCGCAGACCAGTGCGGCTAGGGTGATCGAAGGCCCCAACAATGGTGGTGGTGATTGGATGCGTCGACGCGACCTTATTGCCGGCACTCTTGGCCTGACCACCGGTGCCGCCCTGCTGCCCGCAGACGCCGCCGGGGGCATGGCCGCCACGGTGGAAGATGTGATCTTCGGCCGGGTCGCCGCTGTTCCGTTACCCGACCACCAGCTCGGCGCGCAGTTGGCCGCCGCCAAGGCCGACTTTCGGGCCTGCCGCTACAGCCAGCTCGCCCGCCGACTGCCCCGCCTGCTCGCCCAGGCCACCGCCGGACGAGACGAGGCCCCCGCTGACCAGGTGGAACAGGCATCAGCTCGGCTGTCCCAGGCGTACGGTGTCGCGACCCAGCTGCTGATCAAGCTGCACGACGACGGCATGGCCTGGTCCACGTCCGACCGCGCCATTCAAGCAGCGCGGGCATCCGGCGACCCGCTGGTCATCGCCGAAGCAACCCGACTCGCCGCGACCGTTCTGCGCCGCACCCGCCACCGCGACGGCGCCCAGCGCCTCGTGCTGCACGCCGCGCGGCAACTCGACGCCGACACCGGCCTGACCGACCTACCGCAGACCGCGATGTACGGGCAACTACTGGCGGTCGCCGCCTACACCGCCGCGATACGCGACGACCGCGACACCGCCTGGACCCTGCTCGGCGAAGCCGAAGACGCCGCCCGCCGCGTCGGCCGCGACACCAACCGGTTCAACCCGCTCGACCTCGCCGTCTACAAGATCAGCGTCGCGCGGGTGCTCGGCGACTACGGCACCGCCGTGAACTACGCCCGGCAGGTCGACCCGACGCACATCACCGCGCCCGAGCGCCGCGCCCGCTACTGGGAAGACACCGCCCTGGCCCTGCACGGCCGGGGATACTCGACCGGCGCCTTCCAAGCCCTGCTCGCCGCCGAGCGCGACACCCCGCAGGAAGTCCGCTACCGACCGTGGGCACAGAACCTGACCCGCGAACTCATATCCACCGACACTCGCGGCGCCCTGACGGGGGTTCGTGAACTCGCAGCCCGGATCGGCGTCGATGCGTAG